The proteins below are encoded in one region of Engystomops pustulosus chromosome 8, aEngPut4.maternal, whole genome shotgun sequence:
- the STX4 gene encoding syntaxin-4: MRDRTKELNQDDSDSDTDEQKVFIQMSNGGSDDSETDHQFFRMIREIRESMDLLDNKVTELESSQVKILSQPLPDDNMKKDLQSLREEIKRLAKEIRSKLQLIEIKDEDEEVRRSVHLRMKKTQHNVLSQKFIEILNRCNMVQTQYRDSNVKRIKRQLQITGHNVTDEEFDEMLESGQTDVFTCNILKDTQVTKQALNEIEARHEEILKLEKSIVELHDMFMYLAMEVEAQGETIDSIEKNILQSTDYVEKANKQLVQAVDNRKKARKKKVYIAICVAILLLVIALIVIVSLTT, encoded by the exons ATGAGGGACCGAACCAAGGAGCTCAACCAG GATGACAGTGACTCTGACACTGATGAGCAGAAAGTCTTCATCCAGATGTCGAATGGCGGCAGCGATGACTCTGAGACGGATCACCAGTTCTTCCGGATG ATTCGTGAGATCCGCGAGTCCATGGACCTCCTGGACAACAAAGTGACGGAGCTGGAGTCCAGCCAGGTGAAGATCCTGAGCCAACCGCTGCCCGATGATA ACATGAAAAAAGATTTACAGTCTCTGCGGGAGGAGATCAAGCGCCTGGCGAAGGAGATCCGCAGCAAACTGCAGC TGATTGAGATAaaggatgaggatgaggaggtcaggaggtcgGTCCATCTGCGGATGAAGAAGACTCAG CACAACGTCCTCTCCCAGAAGTTTATCGAAATCCTGAATCGGTGTAACATGGTCCAGACTCAGTACAGGGACAGCAACGTGAAGAGGATAAAGAGGCAACTCCAGATCA CTGGACATAACGTTACTGACGAGGAGTTTGATGAAATGCTGGAGAGCGGACAGACCGACGTGTTTACCTGCAAT ATCCTGAAGGATACGCAAGTCACAAAACAGGCCCTGAATGAGATTGAGGCCCGACACGAGGAGATCCTGAAACTGGAGAAGAGCATTGTGGAGCTCCATGATATGTTCATGTACCTCGCCATGGAGGTGGAGGCGCAG GGGGAGACGATAGACAGCATCGAGAAGAACATCCTACAGTCCACCGACTACGTAGAAAAAGCCAACAAGCAGCTGGTGCAGGCGGTGGACAACCGGAAGAAGGCGCGTAAG AAGAAGGTCTACATCGCCATCTGCGTGGCCATTCTCCTCCTGGTTATTGCCCTCATCGTCATTGTGTCCCTCACCACCTGA
- the ZNF668 gene encoding zinc finger protein 668, producing MTSTEQEESVGEIEVAIEQEPQKPHGFVQSGRRFRCLTCRKTFPNQPRAKRHCLVHLSAVDVRPSSPKTSGPKGEQRHQCIQCDKSYKTASLLKSHVRSHTGEKPFVCKECGRSFMQPICLRVHMATHSGQLPFQCTVCGKAYATPSKLRIHERLHTGERPFSCPECGKGFADPSVFRKHRRSHAGLRPYQCQQCQKSYSELKDLKNHERSHTGEKPFLCSDCGKAFSRASSLTCHQRIHATEKPYKCPICNKDFTQLSSYQSHQRTHSGEKPYLCPQCGRMFSDPSSFRRHQRAHQGVKPYRCDKCGKPFRQPADLAMHQRIHTGERPFRCPDCDKSFVASWDLKRHRLSHSTERPFQCMECGKGFAERSGLSKHQRSHSGERPYKCEECGKTFIVSSSLRKHERTHMKLSQEAEKKKDESTTCDKCSLTFQSVMDLRNHQRTHPELRPFRCEQCYKGFVDKAGLKKHQRIHSDVRPHTCPQCGKGFHVPSDLRKHQRTHAKEVKSKEEEDEEEITTLTLHPATVEPQPLFDPLVSFLEKVAEGNMEVIEPSPTSS from the coding sequence ATGACGTCCACGGAGCAGGAGGAGTCGGTGGGAGAGATTGAGGTGGCCATCGAGCAGGAGCCTCAGAAACCCCATGGATTTGTGCAGAGTGGACGTCGCTTCCGGTGTCTGACCTGCCGCAAAACCTTTCCCAACCAGCCCCGTGCCAAGCGCCACTGCCTGGTGCACCTGTCAGCCGTGGACGTCCGGCCTTCATCCCCCAAGACGTCAGGTCCAAAGGGTGAGCAGCGGCACCAATGCATCCAGTGCGACAAGTCCTACAAGACGGCCTCCCTGCTGAAGAGCCATGTGCGcagccacacgggggagaagcccttTGTGTGTAAGGAATGTGGCCGATCCTTCATGCAGCCCATATGCCTGCGGGTACACATGGCCACGCACAGCGGGCAGCTGCCCTTCCAATGTACCGTGTGTGGCAAAGCCTACGCCACACCCTCAAAGCTGCGAATTCATGAGCGGCTGCACACCGGCGAGCGCCCCTTCTCATGTCCAGAGTGTGGGAAAGGATTTGCGGATCCTTCTGTTTTCCGGAAGCACAGGCGCAGTCATGCGGGGCTGCGGCCCTATCAGTGCCAGCAGTGCCAGAAGTCCTATAGCGAGCTGAAGGACCTGAAAAACCACGAGCgaagccacacaggggagaagcctttCCTGTGCTCAGACTGTGGCAAGGCATTCTCCCGCGCGTCTTCTCTCACGTGTCATCAGCGTATCCACGCTACTGAGAAACCGTACAAGTGCccgatatgcaacaaagactttaCCCAGCTTTCCTCCTACCAGAGCCACCAGCGCACACACTCCGGGGAGAAGCCTTACCTGTGTCCTCAGTGCGGCCGCATGTTCTCTGATCCCTCGAGTTTCCGGCGGCACCAGCGAGCCCACCAGGGCGTGAAACCGTACCGCTGCGACAAGTGCGGCAAACCGTTCCGACAGCCGGCAGATCTGGCCATGCACCAGCGCATCCACACGGGTGAGCGCCCCTTCCGGTGCCCGGACTGTGACAAGTCATTTGTGGCTTCCTGGGACTTGAAGAGGCATCGGCTCTCGCACAGCACGGAGCGGCCCTTTCAGTGCATGGAATGCGGCAAAGGCTTTGCGGAACGTTCCGGACTAAGCAAACATCAACGTTCTCACAGCGGAGAGAGACCCTATAAGTGCGAGGAATGCGGGAAGACCTTCATCGTCTCCTCTAGTCTTCGGAAGCACGAGCGCACCCACATGAAGCTCAGTCAGGAAGCCGAAAAGAAGAAGGACGAGTCCACGACTTGCGACAAGTGCTCCCTGACCTTCCAGAGTGTGATGGACCTGAGGAACCACCAGAGGACCCACCCTGAGCTGAGACCGTTCCGCTGCGAGCAGTGTTACAAGGGATTTGTGGACAAAGCCGGACTGAAAAAGCACCAAAGGATCCACAGTGACGTCCGCCCCCACACGTGCCCACAGTGCGGCAAGGGCTTCCACGTCCCCTCAGACCTCCGCAAGCACCAGAGGACGCACGCCAAGGAGGTGAAGAGcaaagaagaggaggatgaggaggagatcaccaCACTCACTCTACATCCAGCCACCGTCGAGCCGCAGCCTCTCTTCGATCCTCTGGTCTCCTTCCTAGAGAAGGTTGCTGAGGGAAACATGGAGGTGATCGAGCCGTCACCTACATCCAGCTGA